From the genome of Acidobacteriota bacterium:
ATACCGTTCTCGTTGGCAGGGGCGGGAAGGTGCCGATTCCGGTGTGGATGCGCGATCCGCGGACCGGGCGCGAGTTTTCACAGATTCAGAACGTCGAGGTTGAGATCAACCCCGAGCTGCTGGCCGAGATCTCGCGAAGCACCGGCGGTGCCTCGTTTCGCGCCCGCGATCCAGAGGCGCTTGCCGAGGTCTTCTCCGAGATCGACAGGATGGAAAAGACTGTCTTCACGTCGACCCGGCTGGTTCGCTACCGTGAACGATTCGAGCCGTGGGCGCTCGGTGCACTCATTCTGCTGGCCGCCGGCGTGGTGCTCGAGGGGGTGGCTGGGAGGACGCCGTGGTGACCTTCGCCGAGCCCTCGCGCATGGTACTGCTCGTGGTTCCGGCGCTCGCCGCGATGCTCGCCCTGTATCGCCACCGGCGCAGGCTGCAACAGCAACGCCGGCTCGCTTCGCCCGGCGTATGGCACCGTCTCATGGGTGGCGTTCCGGCAACCGGTCTGGTTCGATCGATTGCCTGGTGTGTGGCGGCAGTCTTGCTGGTGCTCGCCATCGCACGCCCGCAGTGGGGTGAACTCCCGGCCGAAGAAACGGTTCGCACGAGGGATCTTGTGATCGCTCTTGACGTGTCCGACTCGATGCTGTGCGAGGATCTCCGACCCTCCCGCCTGAGCCGTAGCATCGAAAGCCTCACGCGCCTCCTGCCCCAGCTCGAGGGCAACAGAGTGGCGGTTGTGGTATTTGCGGGCGACGCCTATTCTCTGGTTCCGCTGACCACCGATCTCGGCGCGGTGGCGGTCTTTCTCGACGGTGTGAGTCCGGGGATGGTGGCGCTGCCAGGCTCCAACATACAGCGGTCCGTCGAGGGTGCCCTGAAGCTCCTTCCACCTGAAGGCGAAGGACGCGTGATGCTGCTCTTCACGGATGGCGAGAACCTGCAGGGTGACGTGGATGCCGCGACGACCGCCCTGTCCGAAGCCGGAGTGGGCCTCCTCGGCGTCGTGGCGGGCACCGAGCAGGGTGGACCGATTCCGGAGCACGACGAACGCGGTGCGGTGCACTACAAACGTGATCAGAACGGTCAGCCGGTGGTGACCCGCGCCCATCCCGAAGTTCTCGCCGGCATCGCCGATACGGTCGGCGGTGAGGTTGTGAGCCTCGGCGATCCCGAGGTCGTGCGCAAGATTGCGGAGGCAGTCGAGCGGCTGCGCACCCGCGAGATCGACGAGACGCGCAACGTGCGCCGGGTGGAGCGCTTCCCGTTGTTCCTGGTGGTGGCGGCGGCGCTCCTCACCCTGGGGTTCGCTCTCCCGCCGTGGCGGCGATTGGCGGTGGCGACTCTGGTCCTGTTGACCTTCGTGCCGACAGTCAACGCCCAGGACGCTTCGCCGGCGGCTTCGGCACCGCGGGCACAGGCTCCGGCCGCCGCCCAGCCGCAGTCGGCGGAGCCCCTCCCCCCGGCCTCCTGGTGGCAGCGGCTGGTGCCGGGTGGCAGCCGGCGCCTGGCGCGGCGAGGCGTTTCGAAATGGCGTCATCAGGACCTGGAAGGTGCGACCGCGTCGTTTGCCGGAGCGGCCGAGCTCGATCCCGAGCGACCTGAGAGACTCTATGACCTCGGTACGGCACTCGCCGCCGGGGGCAGGCTCGAAAACGCGATTCCGTTGCTGGAAAGTGCGGACAAGGGAGGCGTTCCGGGGGCGGCCTACAACTCGGGTACCGGCGCGCTCGTACAGTCGCAGCCGGACATTGCCCTCGATTGGCTGCGGCGGGCGATGCTGGCGGACCCTGACGACCTCCAGGCAAAGCACAACTATGAGCTGGCCCTGAAGATGCGCGACCAGCAACAACAACAGCAGCAGCAGCAACAACAGCAACAGCAGGACGAGCAACAGGACGAGCAGCAGGAACAGCAGCAACAGGAGAACGAGCAGCAGCAGCCAACTCCGACACCGTCGGCAGGTCAGGGCGCTGCGCCGACGCCGACACCCAACCCGAACCAGCCGCTCTATGCCGCGCTCGAGCGAGCGGAAGCCGAAGCGCGAGAGGCCCTTCGCTCACCAACGCCACAGGCAGGCAAGGTGGAGAAGGATTGGTGAGAGCACGTTCCCTTGCCGTGATCGCCATTCTGGTGGCCGGTGTGACGGCGGCTTCTGCAGCCGAACCAAGCCTCGAGGTTCACCTGGACCCCCGCAGGATCGGAATCGAGGATGCAACTCTGTTGGTGGTGCGTATTCTTGAGCCGGAAGGAACGCCCGAGGTCGATCTCGGACCCCTCGAGAACCTGGAGGTGGTTTCCGGCCCGTCGACCAAGACCGAGTTCTCGTGGATCAACGGTGCTGCCAGCCGTGCCATGAGTTTCAGCTATGTCTTGCGAGCGCTGGAGGTCGGGGAAGGCACAGTCGGACCGGTGACCGTGAGGGTCGATGGCACCGAGCTCAGCTCGGAAGTCCTCAAGGCCGAGGTCGTGCCCGGCAGTGTCGTTCCGCAACAGCCGAGCAGACGTCGGTCGGCGTTCCCATTCGACCCCTTCGAAGACCTCGTTCCGCGTCGTCGGCCGACGAGCTCCGCCCGGGTCGTTCTCAGACAGCTCGTGTCCGATCGGCAGATTGCGCTCGGTGAGCCGGTCAACGCCACCATCGTCCTCGACACGACCGCGGGCGGGGTGGACGGTTTCGAGTGGGTGTCGCCTCCTTCGTACCCCGGCTGGTGGGCGCAGAGGGTTGAGCCGCCCGAGCGGGTGACTGGCGAGGTTGTCGAGGTCGAGGGCGTCCGATTCAACCGTTTTGTGGTCTCGCGACATGTTCTGGTTCCTCTCAAGACCGGTCAGTTGGAAATTCCCGAGGTCGGTGCGCGAATCGGTATTCGAACCGCGAGCCTTTTTGCCCCGCAGCAAGTCGTCGAGCGAAATACCCAGATGATTCCGGTCGAGGTGTTGCCGAGGCCGAGGCCGCCGGAGGGTTTCTCCGGCGCGGTCGGGAATCTCCGTTATCGGGCGAAGTTGGAGCCCGAGCACATCGATTTTGGCGAATCAACGGTGCTCACTATCGAGCTCTCGGGGAACGGCAATCTCCCTCTGGTTGAGCCACCGGCGCTCTGGCCGACGTGTCCGGATTGTGAGAGCTACCCTCCCGAGGAAGAGAGCGACGTCACAGTGGACGCCAGCGGAATCCACGGCAGCCGTTCCTGGCAAATGACTCTGGTACCGCGGAGCGCGGGCGAGGTCGATATCCAGCCGGTGATCCTCGCCGTGTACGACCCGGCCGCAGGCCACTATCGCAGCCACTCCCTGGGTCCTCTCAAGCTGCAGGTCGAGCCACCGCCGGCGACACCAACGCCTCCGGTGGTCGAGGCAACACCAATCCGTGAACGGGAGGCGACGAACGAGGTCGTCTTTTCTTCTCGCGACACCGAGGAAGGTGTGCCGTTGTGGGTATGGATTGTCGGCGCGCTGGCAGCGGGCGTTCTCTTGGGGGGCGTCGTGCCGGTCGTGATCGCACGGCGGAAGAAGGGCGCGCTTCCACCTCGCCGGGACGGCGAAAGCCCCGCGGAACGTGCTCGCGAGCTTCAGGTGGCGTTGGAGAGGTGGTGGATGGATGCTCGGGCCCACGCGAAGGGGCGTGCTCTCGAGGAAGAAATGCGCCAGCTGCGACAGGAGCTCGAAGCGATCAGGTTCGCGCCCGGGAGGGCCGACCACACGGAGACGGTGATCGAGCTCGAAGAGAAGCTGCAACGGCTGATGCGTCGCGTGATACGATGATTTTGTGGGCGCACCAGAGGTCTACAGCCTGCCCCTGGGTGATCTCGAACCCTTCCTAGATCGTAAGCGCTACTCGGCGTTTGCGATGTCACAGCTGCAGCTGCCTTCCTTTCTCGGCGAGATTCTGAGGAAAGCCAACGACTTCGTGCCGTCAGAGGCGGGATCGATCCTGATGGATCGACCGGTGGAAAGGGGGGACACTCCCTCCGAGATCCAGCTCTACTTCCTGGCTGCGTTCGGGCCTTCGAGCGCCGCCCTGCTCGGCAAGAGCTTGCGCGCCGACCGGGGCGTTGTCGGCCACGTCTACCGAACCGGTGAGCCGTACGTCATGGCGGATCCCGAAAGCGATCCGAATTTCTACTCCAAGTTCGACGAGGACCACGAGTTCGAGACATCCGGCGTGGTTGCTGTTCCGGTGCGCATCGAGCGCGCGGTGTGTGGCGTGCTCGAGCTGCTCAATCGATCGGATGGCGAGCGCTACACCGAACGCAACATGAGGATGCTCGAAATATTCGCCCGTTACACGTCGATTTCGATCGAGAATCTCCTCGACGCGCAACGGGCGACCGAAATGGCGCGCCGCGACGACCTCACCGGGCTCTACAATGATCGGTTCTTTCACCATCGGCTGAGTGAAGATCTGATTCGAGCGGATGTGACCCGCTCGACGGTGGCCCTGCTGTTCCTCGACATCGATGACTTCAAGTCTGTCAACGACACCCATGGCCACCTGGCGGGTTCCCAGGTGCTCAAAGAGTTCGGCTGGCTGCTGACCCGGGCGGTGATCGACGAAAAGGCGACCCTCGCGAGATACGGTGGTGACGAGTTCGTGGTCATCCTCCCCGATCACGATCTCGAAGCGGCGTGCAGCGTGGCGAATAACATCCAGAGTGAGCTTGCCGCCACCAAGTTCCTTCAGGGCTCGTTTTCGTGGTCGGAAGGCCCCGTCTATTGGAGGCGCCCTCTGACGAGCTCGATCGGAATCGCAGTCTATCCGCATCATCTGCCTCGGCAGGGCACGACCGACATGAAGAAGAATTTGCTCCTTCGCGCGGCCGATCTCGCCATGTACCGGGGCAAGGAAGACGGCAAGAACCAGATTCGCATCGCGGATTGAAATTCGATCCCGATCCCGATCCCGATCCCGACGCCGCCCACCCACCCACGGTAAGACGGCGCCCCCCTGTCCCCCACCACGGCTGGACGGCTCGACGGGTTCCGCCGGCCAACAACCCACGGCCATCAGGCACCTACGGAAGAGAAGCCAGAATCAATGGTCAACCGTGTTGCCGTCCTGCCGTCTTGCCGTTTTGCCGTCGGGCCGTCAGGCCGTCAGGCCGGAGGGCCCTTCTTCCGCGTCAAAATGGCAGAAACCCGTTCCCAGCAACGGCCGTATTTCGACGGTAGATGCCCGTGCGAAGCGAAAATCTCTGAATTTCGGGTCGATTCGGGTATTTTTCTGAGAAAATGCTGCCAATCGGAAACTTGGCAGGACTTTTGCTGTTGTACATCGGGACGATGCGGTCGCGCCTGAGCGCGCCGGCATTGCGTGGAGGTTATCGAATGAAAAACGATGTCCAGAAAGTCTTCTCACTCGCGGCGGTGATCGTCGCTGCGATCCTGTTCGGGATGGTCCTTTCCGGGGGGCTCGACGTGACTCCGAGGGTCGAAGCTGACCTGTCGGACCCGGTGCCGGCTGCAGCCTCGACCGGAATGCCTCTGCCGGACTTCG
Proteins encoded in this window:
- a CDS encoding VWA domain-containing protein, giving the protein MVTFAEPSRMVLLVVPALAAMLALYRHRRRLQQQRRLASPGVWHRLMGGVPATGLVRSIAWCVAAVLLVLAIARPQWGELPAEETVRTRDLVIALDVSDSMLCEDLRPSRLSRSIESLTRLLPQLEGNRVAVVVFAGDAYSLVPLTTDLGAVAVFLDGVSPGMVALPGSNIQRSVEGALKLLPPEGEGRVMLLFTDGENLQGDVDAATTALSEAGVGLLGVVAGTEQGGPIPEHDERGAVHYKRDQNGQPVVTRAHPEVLAGIADTVGGEVVSLGDPEVVRKIAEAVERLRTREIDETRNVRRVERFPLFLVVAAALLTLGFALPPWRRLAVATLVLLTFVPTVNAQDASPAASAPRAQAPAAAQPQSAEPLPPASWWQRLVPGGSRRLARRGVSKWRHQDLEGATASFAGAAELDPERPERLYDLGTALAAGGRLENAIPLLESADKGGVPGAAYNSGTGALVQSQPDIALDWLRRAMLADPDDLQAKHNYELALKMRDQQQQQQQQQQQQQQDEQQDEQQEQQQQENEQQQPTPTPSAGQGAAPTPTPNPNQPLYAALERAEAEAREALRSPTPQAGKVEKDW
- a CDS encoding BatD family protein, with the protein product MRARSLAVIAILVAGVTAASAAEPSLEVHLDPRRIGIEDATLLVVRILEPEGTPEVDLGPLENLEVVSGPSTKTEFSWINGAASRAMSFSYVLRALEVGEGTVGPVTVRVDGTELSSEVLKAEVVPGSVVPQQPSRRRSAFPFDPFEDLVPRRRPTSSARVVLRQLVSDRQIALGEPVNATIVLDTTAGGVDGFEWVSPPSYPGWWAQRVEPPERVTGEVVEVEGVRFNRFVVSRHVLVPLKTGQLEIPEVGARIGIRTASLFAPQQVVERNTQMIPVEVLPRPRPPEGFSGAVGNLRYRAKLEPEHIDFGESTVLTIELSGNGNLPLVEPPALWPTCPDCESYPPEEESDVTVDASGIHGSRSWQMTLVPRSAGEVDIQPVILAVYDPAAGHYRSHSLGPLKLQVEPPPATPTPPVVEATPIREREATNEVVFSSRDTEEGVPLWVWIVGALAAGVLLGGVVPVVIARRKKGALPPRRDGESPAERARELQVALERWWMDARAHAKGRALEEEMRQLRQELEAIRFAPGRADHTETVIELEEKLQRLMRRVIR
- a CDS encoding sensor domain-containing diguanylate cyclase codes for the protein MGAPEVYSLPLGDLEPFLDRKRYSAFAMSQLQLPSFLGEILRKANDFVPSEAGSILMDRPVERGDTPSEIQLYFLAAFGPSSAALLGKSLRADRGVVGHVYRTGEPYVMADPESDPNFYSKFDEDHEFETSGVVAVPVRIERAVCGVLELLNRSDGERYTERNMRMLEIFARYTSISIENLLDAQRATEMARRDDLTGLYNDRFFHHRLSEDLIRADVTRSTVALLFLDIDDFKSVNDTHGHLAGSQVLKEFGWLLTRAVIDEKATLARYGGDEFVVILPDHDLEAACSVANNIQSELAATKFLQGSFSWSEGPVYWRRPLTSSIGIAVYPHHLPRQGTTDMKKNLLLRAADLAMYRGKEDGKNQIRIAD